The following are encoded together in the Oncorhynchus gorbuscha isolate QuinsamMale2020 ecotype Even-year linkage group LG03, OgorEven_v1.0, whole genome shotgun sequence genome:
- the LOC124031762 gene encoding helicase ARIP4-like isoform X6, whose amino-acid sequence MRRNIRMLLREHQLEAVTKAAQQEELERRQRLEQQRKEGHFPVPLLPEYTPGDQSVSASVAERDHVICLSTSYSSTNVSEDDSKALITEAHAPKQDVIELSSDEDDALQISSESTNEEEEDRSAGPEATGAHANDAVNQPDAQGRVLVNLNHPTEEADLFLSPQLARVVKPHQIGGIRFLYDNLVESLERYESSGGFGCILAHSMGLGKTLQVISFIDVVLRHTQAHTVLAIVPVNTLQNWLAEFNLWVPTFDALPVDVDPTQVSPRTFKVHILNDEHKTTTTRAKVISDWSRDGGVLLMGYEMYRLLSLKKSFVAGRKKSKKAQGPVVIDLDEEDRHQELLKGIEKALSRPGPDMVICDEGHRIKNCHASTSQALKNIRTRRRVVLTGYPLQNNLIEYWCMVDFVRPDFLGTRQEFSNMFERPILNGQCVDSTPQDVQLMRYRSHVLHSLLEGFVQRRGHDVLRDQLPSKDEHVILVRLSPLQRALYTEFMNRFREAGNSGWLSLNPLKAFCVCCKIWNHTDVLYETLQKENLANEQDLDLDDITNSHARCPAPNQKGKTPEDPNSIGGLSLNALQEKANQVITYEWAKEIMSDYKPGILENSAKMVLLFHLIDESVRKGDKILVFSQSLSTLSVIEEFLAKRPIPAGSAREGHNQNWLRNHNYYRLDGSTSASERERLINQFNDPSNTSTLVFLLSTRAGCLGVNLIGANRVVVFDASWNPCHDAQAVCRVYRYGQKKPCHIFRLVCDFTLEKKIYDRQISKQGMSDRVVDDLNPMLSFTRREVESLLHFVEEEPDVSQVQLQSRQEMEASIRQACQLYPHLVTKQPFHHDSLLVDRREMKLTKAEKKAAKKSYEDEKRASVPYTRPSYAHYYPASDQSLTNIPAFSQRNWRPPPRQEEKPVASVRPVQSTPIPMLPRQASHASASTADSDSSSGFPVNYLQKAGVFVQKIVTTTDIVIPGTNSSTDVKARISAGESIHVIRGTKGTYIRTCDGRIFAIRAASKLKAGEENSAVAPKSSNPNSTLNTQKASEDSANGTSGCVTRPLSPDSPEILSELQRYTAASGNKIQQQQASKALSAGSLDTALAESTNGSSVTSHVKPWGETTAQPNTDSTAALDLKGTKRKASTPSADEWANNKQLAPGKRTSAPLPPRGFPFTRGYGLPPMGLNPAMLGSIEQPLFMGTGSPYFQPHSQMGDPCLMFPMTSDPFGLGDGTLTSSSSRSSSSTTTSSSSAASDSASLAPFMLGAGMAGMLPPDFPMSYGQSVGMYPSSLLPGGLPAATPGPAGSSFLSHFPSSGLMGAGLGRSDAHGSAENAGSSSDSDDDDVIEVTGQ is encoded by the exons ATGAGGAGGAACATCAG AATGCTGTTGAGGGAGCACCAGTTGGAGGCGGTGACCAAAGCTGCCCAGCAGGAGGAGCTAGAGAGGCGGCAGAGGCTGGAGCAGCAGAGGAAGGAAGGGCACTTCCCCGTTCCCCTGCTACCCGAGTACACtccag GAGATCAGAGTGTGTCTGCTAGCGTGGCCGAACGGGACCATGTGATATGCCTGAGCACCAGTTACAGCAGCACTAATGTCAGCGAGGACGACTCCAAGGCTCTGATCACAGAAGCACACGCCCCAAAACAAG ACGTGATCGAGCTGAGCTCCGACGAGGACGACGCCCTACAGATCAGCAGCGAGTCCaccaatgaggaggaggaggaccggtCGGCGGGACCCGAGGCGACCGGCGCCCACGCAAACGACGCTGTGAACCAACCGGACGCCCAGGGGCGTGTCTTGGTCAACCTGAACCACCCAACCGAGGAGGCAGACCTGTTCCTCTCCCCTCAGCTGGCCCGGGTCGTCAAACCTCATCAG ATCGGTGGGATCCGTTTCCTCTATGACAACCTGGTTGAGTCTCTGGAGCGCTATGAGAGCAGCGGTGGCTTCGGCTGTATCCTGGCCCACAGCATGGGCCTGGGCAAGACCCTGCAGGTCATCTCCTTCATAGACGTTGTGCTCAGACACACCCAGGCCCACACTGTGCTCGCCATCGTGCCT gTCAACACGCTACAGAACTGGCTGGCCGAATTTAACCTCTGGGTCCCGACCTTTGATGCGCTACCCGTGGACGTGGACCCCACCCAGGTCTCCCCGCGCACCTTCAAGGTCCACATCCTGAACGACGAGCACAA AACCACGACTACCAGAGCGAAGGTGATCTCTGACTGGTCGCGGGACGGCGGCGTGCTCCTGATGGGATATGAGATGTATCGCCTGCTGTCCCTGAAGAAGAGCTTTGTGGCGGGCCGGAAGAAGTCCAAGAAGGCCCAAGGACCGGTGGTCATCGACCTGGACGAAGAGGACCGGCATCAGGAGCTCCTCAAAG GCATAGAGAAGGCCCTGTCTCGCCCCGGCCCGGACATGGTGATCTGTGACGAGGGCCACCGCATTAAGAACTGCCACGCCAGCACCTCGCAGGCCCTGAAGAACATCCGTACCCGGCGGCGTGTGGTCCTCACGGGATACCCCCTCCAGAACAACCTGATAGAGTACTGGTGCATGGTGGACTTTGTCAGGCCTGACTTCCTGGGCACCAGGCAGGAGTTCAGTAACATGTTTGAGAGGCCCATTCTGAACGGGCAGTGTGTGGACAGCACGCCGCAGGACGTCCAACTGATGAGATACCGAAGTCATGTCCTCCATAGCCTGCTGGAGGGCTTTGTCCAGAG GCGTGGTCACGACGTGTTGAGAGACCAGCTCCCCTCCAAGGATGAGCACGTGATACTGGTGCGACTGTCGCCCCTGCAGAGGGCCCTCTACACAGAGTTTATGAACCGCTTCAGAGAGGCAGGCAACAGCGGCTGGCTCAGCCTCAACCCACTCAAGGCCTTCTGCGTCTgctgcaag ATCTGGAACCACACAGACGTGCTGTACGAGACACTGCAGAAGGAGAATCTGGCCAATGAGCAGGACCTGGACCTGGATGACATCACCAACAGCCACGCCCGCTGCCCCGCCCCCAACCAGAAGGGCAAGACTCCGGAGGACCCCAACAGCATCGGAGGGCTGAGTCTCAACGCTCTGCAGGAGAAGGCCAATCAGGTCATCACCTACGAATGG GCGAAGGAGATCATGTCTGACTATAAGCCAGGGATTTTGGAGAACTCTGCTAAGATGGTCCTGCTGTTCCACCTGATCGACGAGAGCGTCAGGAAGGGAGACAAGATCTTGGTCTTCAG CCAGAGTTTGTCCACCCTCTCGGTCATCGAGGAATTCTTGGCCAAGAGGCCCATACCGGCGGGCAGTGCCAGAGAGGGCCACAACCAAAACTGGCTCCGCAACCACAACTACTACA GACTGGATGGGAGCACGTCtgcctccgagagagagagactcatcaaCCAGTTCAACGACCCGTCCAACACCTCCACTTTGGTCTTTCTGCTTTCCACCAG GGCTGGCTGCCTGGGGGTAAACCTGATCGGGGCTAACCGCGTGGTGGTTTTCGATGCCTCCTGGAACCCCTGTCACGACGCCCAGGCTGTGTGTAGAGTATACCGCTACGGCCAGAAGAAACCCTGCCACATCTTCCGCCTGGTCTGTGACTTCACCCTGGAGAAGAAGATCTACGACCGACAGATCTCCAAGCAGGGCATGTCTG ACCGAGTGGTGGATGACCTGAACCCCATGCTGTCGTTCACACGGCGGGAGGTGGAGTCTCTGCTGCACTTTGTGGAGGAGGAGCCTGACGTGTCACAGGTGCAGCTGCAGTCCCGCCAGGAGATGGAGGCGAGCATCAGACAGGCCTGCCAGCTCTACCCTCACTTAGTCACCAAG CAACCCTTCCACCACGATTCTCTCCTGGTGGACCGGCGGGAGATGAAGCTCACCAAAGCAGAGAAGAAGGCTGCCAAAAAGAGCTACGAGGACGAGAAGCGTGCGTCGGTGCCCTACACGCGGCCCTCTTACGCCCACTACTACCCCGCCAGCGACCAGAGCCTCACCAACATCCCTGCCTTCAGCCAGCGCAACTG GCGCCCACCCCCTCGCCAAGAGGAGAAGCCCGTGGCCAGCGTCCGCCCCGTTCAGTCAACTCCAATTCCCATGTTGCCTCGCCAGGCGTCCCATGCCTCCGCCTCCACGGCAGATTCCGACTCCAGCTCGGGCTTTCCCGTCAACTACCTGCAGAAGGCAGGCGTCTTCGTCCAGAAGATCGTCACCACCACAGATATCGTGATACCAGGAACCAACAGTTCAACTGATGTCAAGGCCAGGATCAGTGCAGGAGAGAGCATCCATGTCATCAGAGGAACTAAAGGGACCTACATCAGAACCTGTGACGGGAGGATCTTTGCCATCCGTGCTGCAAGCAAGCTCAAGGCAGGGGAGGAGAACTCAGCCGTTGCACCCAAAAGTAGCAATCCCAACTCAACTCTTA acACCCAGAAGGCATCGGAGGACTCGGCGAACGGCACCAGCGGCTGTGTGACTCGCCCGCTCTCCCCTGACAGCCCCGAGATCCTGAGCGAGCTCCAGAGGTACACAGCTGCATCCGGAAACAAGATCCAGCAGCAGCAGGCCTCCAAGGCTCTGTCTGCAGGATCCTTGGACACGGCGCTGGCAGAGAGCACCAATGGCAGCAGCGTGACCAGCCATGTCAAGCCCTGGGGAGAGACCACGGCCCAGCCCAACACAGACTCCACGGCCGCCCTGGACCTGAAGGGCACCAAGCGCAAAGCCTCCACCCCGTCTGCCGACGAATGGGCCAACAACAAGCAGCTGGCCCCCGGCAAGCGCACCTCGGCCCCGTTGCCCCCCCGGGGCTTTCCCTTCACCAGGGGTTACGGCCTCCCGCCCATGGGCCTCAACCCGGCCATGCTGGGTTCCATTGAGCAACCCCTTTTCATGGGAACTGGCTCGCCCTACTTCCAGCCCCACAGCCAGATGGGTGACCCCTGTCTCATGTTCcccatgacctctgaccccttCGGCCTGGGTGACGGCACCCTAACTAGCTCCTCCTCCAggtcttcctcctccaccactaccagcTCCTCCTCGGCTGCCTCTGACTCGGCCTCCCTGGCTCCCTTCATGCTGGGTGCTGGTATGGCTGGCATGCTGCCCCCAGATTTCCCCATGTCCTACGGCCAGTCCGTGGGCATGTACCCGAGCTCGCTGCTCCCTGGGGGGCTCCCGGCCGCCACCCCAGGCCCCGCTGGCTCCAGCTTCCTCTCCCACTTCCCCTCCTCTGGCCTGATGGGGGCGGGGCTGGGTCGCTCTGACGCCCACGGCTCGGCAGAGAACGCAGGTAGTAGCTCAGACAGCGATGACGATGATGTCATTGAGGTGACTGGACAATGA
- the LOC124031762 gene encoding helicase ARIP4-like isoform X3 gives MMDQGNGEGDYSERGKLHACYTLSGHPTHPSRRLSMLLLEESETFTDQPHSAPFSSENEAQGGDSARWQCTAPSTSPSGETPTHPSRPSSRPESQSPSRSLRETKKSSLSYSNKPAHMRRNIRMLLREHQLEAVTKAAQQEELERRQRLEQQRKEGHFPVPLLPEYTPGDQSVSASVAERDHVICLSTSYSSTNVSEDDSKALITEAHAPKQDVIELSSDEDDALQISSESTNEEEEDRSAGPEATGAHANDAVNQPDAQGRVLVNLNHPTEEADLFLSPQLARVVKPHQIGGIRFLYDNLVESLERYESSGGFGCILAHSMGLGKTLQVISFIDVVLRHTQAHTVLAIVPVNTLQNWLAEFNLWVPTFDALPVDVDPTQVSPRTFKVHILNDEHKTTTTRAKVISDWSRDGGVLLMGYEMYRLLSLKKSFVAGRKKSKKAQGPVVIDLDEEDRHQELLKGIEKALSRPGPDMVICDEGHRIKNCHASTSQALKNIRTRRRVVLTGYPLQNNLIEYWCMVDFVRPDFLGTRQEFSNMFERPILNGQCVDSTPQDVQLMRYRSHVLHSLLEGFVQRRGHDVLRDQLPSKDEHVILVRLSPLQRALYTEFMNRFREAGNSGWLSLNPLKAFCVCCKIWNHTDVLYETLQKENLANEQDLDLDDITNSHARCPAPNQKGKTPEDPNSIGGLSLNALQEKANQVITYEWAKEIMSDYKPGILENSAKMVLLFHLIDESVRKGDKILVFSQSLSTLSVIEEFLAKRPIPAGSAREGHNQNWLRNHNYYRLDGSTSASERERLINQFNDPSNTSTLVFLLSTRAGCLGVNLIGANRVVVFDASWNPCHDAQAVCRVYRYGQKKPCHIFRLVCDFTLEKKIYDRQISKQGMSDRVVDDLNPMLSFTRREVESLLHFVEEEPDVSQVQLQSRQEMEASIRQACQLYPHLVTKQPFHHDSLLVDRREMKLTKAEKKAAKKSYEDEKRASVPYTRPSYAHYYPASDQSLTNIPAFSQRNWRPPPRQEEKPVASVRPVQSTPIPMLPRQASHASASTADSDSSSGFPVNYLQKAGVFVQKIVTTTDIVIPGTNSSTDVKARISAGESIHVIRGTKGTYIRTCDGRIFAIRAASKLKAGEENSAVAPKSSNPNSTLNTQKASEDSANGTSGCVTRPLSPDSPEILSELQRYTAASGNKIQQQQASKALSAGSLDTALAESTNGSSVTSHVKPWGETTAQPNTDSTAALDLKGTKRKASTPSADEWANNKQLAPGKRTSAPLPPRGFPFTRGYGLPPMGLNPAMLGSIEQPLFMGTGSPYFQPHSQMGDPCLMFPMTSDPFGLGDGTLTSSSSRSSSSTTTSSSSAASDSASLAPFMLGAGMAGMLPPDFPMSYGQSVGMYPSSLLPGGLPAATPGPAGSSFLSHFPSSGLMGAGLGRSDAHGSAENAGSSSDSDDDDVIEVTGQ, from the exons acCAGCCTCATAGCGCTCCCTTCAGCTCGGAGAATGAAGCGCAGGGAGGGGACTCTGCGAGATGGCAGTGCACCGCCCCATCTACCTCACCCTCGGGGGAGACGCCGACCCACCCCTCTCGACCGTCCTCACGGCCCGAGAGCCAAAGCCCCTCGCGGTCCCTGAGGGAAACCAAAAAGAGCTCCCTCTCCTACTCCAACAAACCCGCACACATGAGGAGGAACATCAG AATGCTGTTGAGGGAGCACCAGTTGGAGGCGGTGACCAAAGCTGCCCAGCAGGAGGAGCTAGAGAGGCGGCAGAGGCTGGAGCAGCAGAGGAAGGAAGGGCACTTCCCCGTTCCCCTGCTACCCGAGTACACtccag GAGATCAGAGTGTGTCTGCTAGCGTGGCCGAACGGGACCATGTGATATGCCTGAGCACCAGTTACAGCAGCACTAATGTCAGCGAGGACGACTCCAAGGCTCTGATCACAGAAGCACACGCCCCAAAACAAG ACGTGATCGAGCTGAGCTCCGACGAGGACGACGCCCTACAGATCAGCAGCGAGTCCaccaatgaggaggaggaggaccggtCGGCGGGACCCGAGGCGACCGGCGCCCACGCAAACGACGCTGTGAACCAACCGGACGCCCAGGGGCGTGTCTTGGTCAACCTGAACCACCCAACCGAGGAGGCAGACCTGTTCCTCTCCCCTCAGCTGGCCCGGGTCGTCAAACCTCATCAG ATCGGTGGGATCCGTTTCCTCTATGACAACCTGGTTGAGTCTCTGGAGCGCTATGAGAGCAGCGGTGGCTTCGGCTGTATCCTGGCCCACAGCATGGGCCTGGGCAAGACCCTGCAGGTCATCTCCTTCATAGACGTTGTGCTCAGACACACCCAGGCCCACACTGTGCTCGCCATCGTGCCT gTCAACACGCTACAGAACTGGCTGGCCGAATTTAACCTCTGGGTCCCGACCTTTGATGCGCTACCCGTGGACGTGGACCCCACCCAGGTCTCCCCGCGCACCTTCAAGGTCCACATCCTGAACGACGAGCACAA AACCACGACTACCAGAGCGAAGGTGATCTCTGACTGGTCGCGGGACGGCGGCGTGCTCCTGATGGGATATGAGATGTATCGCCTGCTGTCCCTGAAGAAGAGCTTTGTGGCGGGCCGGAAGAAGTCCAAGAAGGCCCAAGGACCGGTGGTCATCGACCTGGACGAAGAGGACCGGCATCAGGAGCTCCTCAAAG GCATAGAGAAGGCCCTGTCTCGCCCCGGCCCGGACATGGTGATCTGTGACGAGGGCCACCGCATTAAGAACTGCCACGCCAGCACCTCGCAGGCCCTGAAGAACATCCGTACCCGGCGGCGTGTGGTCCTCACGGGATACCCCCTCCAGAACAACCTGATAGAGTACTGGTGCATGGTGGACTTTGTCAGGCCTGACTTCCTGGGCACCAGGCAGGAGTTCAGTAACATGTTTGAGAGGCCCATTCTGAACGGGCAGTGTGTGGACAGCACGCCGCAGGACGTCCAACTGATGAGATACCGAAGTCATGTCCTCCATAGCCTGCTGGAGGGCTTTGTCCAGAG GCGTGGTCACGACGTGTTGAGAGACCAGCTCCCCTCCAAGGATGAGCACGTGATACTGGTGCGACTGTCGCCCCTGCAGAGGGCCCTCTACACAGAGTTTATGAACCGCTTCAGAGAGGCAGGCAACAGCGGCTGGCTCAGCCTCAACCCACTCAAGGCCTTCTGCGTCTgctgcaag ATCTGGAACCACACAGACGTGCTGTACGAGACACTGCAGAAGGAGAATCTGGCCAATGAGCAGGACCTGGACCTGGATGACATCACCAACAGCCACGCCCGCTGCCCCGCCCCCAACCAGAAGGGCAAGACTCCGGAGGACCCCAACAGCATCGGAGGGCTGAGTCTCAACGCTCTGCAGGAGAAGGCCAATCAGGTCATCACCTACGAATGG GCGAAGGAGATCATGTCTGACTATAAGCCAGGGATTTTGGAGAACTCTGCTAAGATGGTCCTGCTGTTCCACCTGATCGACGAGAGCGTCAGGAAGGGAGACAAGATCTTGGTCTTCAG CCAGAGTTTGTCCACCCTCTCGGTCATCGAGGAATTCTTGGCCAAGAGGCCCATACCGGCGGGCAGTGCCAGAGAGGGCCACAACCAAAACTGGCTCCGCAACCACAACTACTACA GACTGGATGGGAGCACGTCtgcctccgagagagagagactcatcaaCCAGTTCAACGACCCGTCCAACACCTCCACTTTGGTCTTTCTGCTTTCCACCAG GGCTGGCTGCCTGGGGGTAAACCTGATCGGGGCTAACCGCGTGGTGGTTTTCGATGCCTCCTGGAACCCCTGTCACGACGCCCAGGCTGTGTGTAGAGTATACCGCTACGGCCAGAAGAAACCCTGCCACATCTTCCGCCTGGTCTGTGACTTCACCCTGGAGAAGAAGATCTACGACCGACAGATCTCCAAGCAGGGCATGTCTG ACCGAGTGGTGGATGACCTGAACCCCATGCTGTCGTTCACACGGCGGGAGGTGGAGTCTCTGCTGCACTTTGTGGAGGAGGAGCCTGACGTGTCACAGGTGCAGCTGCAGTCCCGCCAGGAGATGGAGGCGAGCATCAGACAGGCCTGCCAGCTCTACCCTCACTTAGTCACCAAG CAACCCTTCCACCACGATTCTCTCCTGGTGGACCGGCGGGAGATGAAGCTCACCAAAGCAGAGAAGAAGGCTGCCAAAAAGAGCTACGAGGACGAGAAGCGTGCGTCGGTGCCCTACACGCGGCCCTCTTACGCCCACTACTACCCCGCCAGCGACCAGAGCCTCACCAACATCCCTGCCTTCAGCCAGCGCAACTG GCGCCCACCCCCTCGCCAAGAGGAGAAGCCCGTGGCCAGCGTCCGCCCCGTTCAGTCAACTCCAATTCCCATGTTGCCTCGCCAGGCGTCCCATGCCTCCGCCTCCACGGCAGATTCCGACTCCAGCTCGGGCTTTCCCGTCAACTACCTGCAGAAGGCAGGCGTCTTCGTCCAGAAGATCGTCACCACCACAGATATCGTGATACCAGGAACCAACAGTTCAACTGATGTCAAGGCCAGGATCAGTGCAGGAGAGAGCATCCATGTCATCAGAGGAACTAAAGGGACCTACATCAGAACCTGTGACGGGAGGATCTTTGCCATCCGTGCTGCAAGCAAGCTCAAGGCAGGGGAGGAGAACTCAGCCGTTGCACCCAAAAGTAGCAATCCCAACTCAACTCTTA acACCCAGAAGGCATCGGAGGACTCGGCGAACGGCACCAGCGGCTGTGTGACTCGCCCGCTCTCCCCTGACAGCCCCGAGATCCTGAGCGAGCTCCAGAGGTACACAGCTGCATCCGGAAACAAGATCCAGCAGCAGCAGGCCTCCAAGGCTCTGTCTGCAGGATCCTTGGACACGGCGCTGGCAGAGAGCACCAATGGCAGCAGCGTGACCAGCCATGTCAAGCCCTGGGGAGAGACCACGGCCCAGCCCAACACAGACTCCACGGCCGCCCTGGACCTGAAGGGCACCAAGCGCAAAGCCTCCACCCCGTCTGCCGACGAATGGGCCAACAACAAGCAGCTGGCCCCCGGCAAGCGCACCTCGGCCCCGTTGCCCCCCCGGGGCTTTCCCTTCACCAGGGGTTACGGCCTCCCGCCCATGGGCCTCAACCCGGCCATGCTGGGTTCCATTGAGCAACCCCTTTTCATGGGAACTGGCTCGCCCTACTTCCAGCCCCACAGCCAGATGGGTGACCCCTGTCTCATGTTCcccatgacctctgaccccttCGGCCTGGGTGACGGCACCCTAACTAGCTCCTCCTCCAggtcttcctcctccaccactaccagcTCCTCCTCGGCTGCCTCTGACTCGGCCTCCCTGGCTCCCTTCATGCTGGGTGCTGGTATGGCTGGCATGCTGCCCCCAGATTTCCCCATGTCCTACGGCCAGTCCGTGGGCATGTACCCGAGCTCGCTGCTCCCTGGGGGGCTCCCGGCCGCCACCCCAGGCCCCGCTGGCTCCAGCTTCCTCTCCCACTTCCCCTCCTCTGGCCTGATGGGGGCGGGGCTGGGTCGCTCTGACGCCCACGGCTCGGCAGAGAACGCAGGTAGTAGCTCAGACAGCGATGACGATGATGTCATTGAGGTGACTGGACAATGA